The following are encoded in a window of Flavobacteriales bacterium genomic DNA:
- a CDS encoding T9SS type A sorting domain-containing protein, protein MERHITLSLLFIAITLQAQHTYELTLESGVFHPEFMVVEAGDRIDVRLTDGHTLTEVSAATFRAGGFLPNGGIHIGAGTTYDGDHASFHLDEPGDHYFVSEGRNGAVVKTHIVVISSSDTGFSPHPDRERPRIFPNPADDQVRFGGLEHLEILVVEAFDQGGRLVMRDVVRGGEPMNLMSLPSGHYTLRLTDGMSMMYGTERLVINRKGFGS, encoded by the coding sequence ATGGAACGCCACATCACACTTTCCCTTCTATTCATCGCGATCACGCTGCAAGCGCAGCACACGTACGAGCTGACCTTGGAGAGCGGCGTCTTCCACCCCGAGTTCATGGTGGTGGAGGCCGGCGATCGGATCGATGTCCGGTTGACCGATGGCCATACGCTGACCGAGGTCTCGGCCGCCACCTTCAGGGCTGGAGGCTTCCTCCCGAATGGAGGCATCCACATCGGCGCAGGCACCACATACGACGGTGACCATGCCAGTTTCCACCTCGATGAGCCCGGCGACCACTACTTCGTTTCCGAAGGCCGCAATGGAGCGGTCGTGAAGACGCACATCGTGGTGATCTCCTCCAGTGATACGGGCTTTTCCCCGCATCCTGACCGTGAGCGTCCGCGCATCTTTCCCAATCCGGCCGATGACCAGGTCCGTTTCGGGGGGCTGGAGCACCTGGAGATCCTGGTGGTGGAGGCTTTCGACCAGGGTGGCCGTTTGGTGATGCGGGACGTGGTGCGCGGCGGAGAGCCGATGAACCTCATGTCCCTGCCTTCCGGCCACTACACCCTCCGCCTCACCGACGGCATGTCGATGATGTACGGGACCGAACGTCTGGTGATCAATCGCAAGGGCTTCGGTTCCTGA
- a CDS encoding SDR family oxidoreductase, whose translation MKELNGKVALVTGAGSGIGEACVIALAREGAKVVLSDIVGEDADRVLKVVQERGGEGTVVRTDVSRAMDNEHQVKIALQAYGRLDIAVNNAGIGGPPALTGEYPLDGWEQVINTNLNGVFYGMRYQIPAMLRSGGGSIINMGSILGQVGFATASAYVAAKHGVVGLTKNAAMEYATQGIRVNVVGPAFIRTPLLTNHMNEDQLAGIAAMHPIGRLGTPEEVAELVVWLASDKASFVTGAYYAVDGGYLAR comes from the coding sequence ATGAAGGAACTCAATGGCAAAGTGGCCTTGGTGACCGGGGCGGGATCGGGTATCGGCGAGGCGTGTGTGATCGCGTTGGCGCGGGAAGGCGCGAAGGTCGTGCTCAGCGACATCGTGGGCGAGGATGCGGACCGCGTGCTGAAGGTGGTCCAGGAGCGGGGCGGCGAAGGCACGGTGGTGCGCACGGACGTGAGCCGGGCGATGGACAACGAGCACCAGGTGAAGATCGCGCTACAGGCATACGGCCGCTTGGATATCGCGGTGAACAACGCGGGCATCGGCGGACCACCAGCGCTCACGGGCGAGTATCCGCTCGACGGTTGGGAACAGGTGATCAACACGAACCTGAACGGCGTGTTCTACGGCATGCGCTACCAGATACCGGCCATGCTGCGAAGCGGCGGTGGCAGCATCATCAACATGGGTTCCATCCTGGGGCAGGTGGGCTTCGCCACGGCAAGCGCCTATGTTGCCGCGAAGCACGGTGTGGTGGGCCTCACCAAGAACGCCGCCATGGAATACGCCACACAAGGCATCCGCGTGAACGTCGTCGGACCGGCCTTCATCCGCACACCACTGCTCACCAACCACATGAATGAGGATCAACTCGCAGGCATAGCGGCCATGCACCCCATCGGACGTTTGGGCACACCGGAGGAAGTGGCGGAACTGGTCGTCTGGCTGGCCAGCGACAAAGCGAGCTTCGTCACCGGCGCATACTACGCGGTGGATGGTGGCTACCTGGCACGCTGA
- a CDS encoding GNAT family N-acetyltransferase, protein MSSGLEVRAVSGREELERFVRLPFELAARHAADQRPNAVPPLLGDERDLHDPEKNPALADSKVEHWLAWRDGGPVGRVMGIIHHPWNERSGDQGARFFQLACVKDAEVVKALLQAVEAWASAQGMVRIYGPFGFSDRDPQGLQVEGLEHMPVVSTPTNPDWLPPMVEALGYAPMEEMVSYRLEVTPGMAARFAPVAERCLAASRLRRMRLVSKPALRNWVVPVLRLVNLTYEDIFGFVPMKKKEMQALAEKYMFILDPELVELLVDEHNEPVAFVIAAPDMSEGLIKANGRLLPFGWAHILRYMRRAKQLDLLLGAVRPDLQGKGLTAVLALNLLTTAEKRGFTHLDSHLVMARNTRMCAQMERLGGKVWKRYRVFAKPLSGLS, encoded by the coding sequence ATGTCATCCGGACTTGAAGTACGGGCCGTCTCCGGCCGGGAGGAATTGGAGCGCTTCGTGCGCCTGCCCTTCGAGCTGGCCGCGCGCCATGCCGCCGACCAACGGCCCAATGCGGTGCCGCCCCTCCTGGGCGATGAACGCGATCTGCACGATCCGGAGAAGAATCCCGCGCTGGCCGACAGCAAGGTGGAGCATTGGCTGGCCTGGAGGGATGGTGGACCCGTGGGGCGTGTGATGGGCATCATCCATCACCCGTGGAACGAACGATCGGGCGACCAGGGCGCGCGCTTCTTCCAACTGGCCTGCGTGAAGGATGCGGAGGTGGTGAAGGCCTTGTTGCAGGCGGTGGAGGCGTGGGCATCCGCACAGGGCATGGTGCGCATCTACGGCCCCTTCGGCTTCAGCGACCGCGACCCGCAGGGCCTGCAGGTGGAGGGTTTGGAGCATATGCCGGTGGTCAGCACACCGACCAACCCGGATTGGCTGCCGCCGATGGTGGAGGCCCTTGGCTATGCGCCCATGGAGGAAATGGTCAGCTACAGGTTGGAGGTCACACCCGGCATGGCCGCACGCTTCGCTCCCGTAGCTGAGCGCTGCCTCGCCGCGAGCCGCCTGCGCCGTATGCGGCTGGTGTCGAAGCCCGCCTTGCGCAACTGGGTGGTGCCGGTGCTGCGGCTGGTGAACCTCACTTACGAGGACATCTTCGGCTTCGTGCCGATGAAGAAGAAGGAGATGCAGGCATTGGCGGAGAAATACATGTTCATCCTCGATCCCGAATTGGTGGAACTGCTGGTGGACGAGCACAACGAACCGGTGGCCTTCGTCATCGCGGCGCCGGACATGAGCGAAGGATTGATCAAGGCGAACGGTCGATTGCTGCCCTTCGGCTGGGCGCACATCCTGCGCTACATGCGCCGCGCGAAGCAGCTCGATCTGCTGCTCGGCGCTGTGCGTCCCGATCTGCAAGGCAAGGGACTCACCGCCGTGCTCGCGTTGAACCTGCTGACCACCGCCGAGAAGCGCGGCTTCACACACCTCGATAGTCACCTGGTGATGGCGCGCAACACGCGCATGTGCGCACAGATGGAGCGTTTGGGCGGCAAGGTTTGGAAGCGGTACCGCGTGTTCGCCAAGCCACTGTCAGGTCTTTCGTGA
- a CDS encoding DUF1905 domain-containing protein, with translation MERHVKIHRFAAPLEKKRGEMPFMYVEVPFDVEQEFGTRGRVRVLGTVNGHPVDRALMPQKSGMHVIILGGDIRRAAGITREGDIVEVEFWKHPDPDKLDIPEELAETLDFLPEMKYAWDKLNPGMRRGMCYWVGSAKTTATRAKRVAELLRRFEAGDFQVGKGRSAE, from the coding sequence ATGGAACGACACGTCAAGATCCATCGCTTTGCCGCTCCGCTGGAAAAGAAGCGCGGCGAAATGCCCTTCATGTATGTGGAGGTACCGTTCGATGTGGAGCAGGAGTTCGGCACGCGGGGCCGGGTGCGTGTGTTGGGCACGGTGAACGGCCATCCGGTGGACCGTGCCTTGATGCCGCAGAAGAGCGGGATGCACGTGATCATCCTCGGCGGTGACATCCGCAGGGCCGCGGGGATCACGCGTGAAGGCGATATCGTGGAGGTGGAATTCTGGAAGCACCCCGATCCGGACAAACTGGACATTCCCGAAGAACTGGCCGAAACACTCGATTTCCTGCCGGAGATGAAATACGCCTGGGACAAGCTCAATCCCGGCATGCGGCGCGGCATGTGCTATTGGGTGGGTAGCGCGAAGACCACGGCCACGCGGGCGAAACGTGTCGCGGAGCTGTTGCGCCGTTTCGAGGCTGGCGACTTCCAGGTGGGCAAAGGCAGAAGCGCGGAATAG
- a CDS encoding translation initiation factor: MKKRPTPSGGGGLVYSTNKAMATSADPATLPPQQQSLRIHLDRLKGNKEVTRIVGFVGKEADLDDLGRALKGKCGVGGNTKDGNILLQGDHRDKVLAWLTDKGYKAKKAGG, encoded by the coding sequence ATGAAGAAACGACCAACACCCTCCGGTGGAGGCGGACTGGTGTACAGCACCAACAAGGCGATGGCCACCAGCGCCGACCCTGCCACCCTTCCGCCGCAACAACAAAGCCTGCGCATCCATCTGGACCGCTTGAAGGGCAACAAGGAGGTGACACGCATCGTGGGTTTCGTGGGAAAGGAGGCCGACCTTGACGATCTGGGTCGCGCGCTGAAAGGCAAGTGCGGCGTGGGCGGCAACACCAAGGACGGCAACATCCTGCTGCAGGGCGACCACCGCGACAAGGTGCTGGCGTGGCTGACGGACAAAGGCTACAAGGCGAAGAAGGCCGGGGGGTAG
- a CDS encoding DUF1330 domain-containing protein, with amino-acid sequence MPAYLIFDVTITDPATYAAYKELTPATLEPYGGRFLVRGGSTELLEGDRPPGRIVILEFPDLATAKRWWSSPEYGPAKAIRQSASKTWMVAVEGVQ; translated from the coding sequence ATGCCCGCCTACCTCATCTTCGATGTCACCATCACCGATCCGGCGACCTACGCCGCCTACAAGGAACTGACCCCGGCCACGCTCGAACCATACGGCGGGCGATTCCTCGTGCGCGGGGGAAGCACGGAACTTTTGGAGGGCGATCGGCCACCCGGGCGCATCGTCATCCTGGAATTCCCGGACCTGGCCACGGCGAAACGCTGGTGGTCATCACCGGAATACGGCCCCGCCAAGGCGATCCGGCAAAGCGCCTCCAAGACGTGGATGGTGGCGGTGGAGGGTGTCCAGTAG
- a CDS encoding divalent metal cation transporter — protein MRSVAEDNAVRRFWRKLGPGLITGASDDDPSGIATYSQAGAAFGPRLLWALVLTYPMMVAVQEMCARIGLVTGKGLMGVIADHYPRWLVRTVLWVAAPAIVLNIGANIAGMGAVGNMVFPAIPDYAFSVLFTAILLYAIILWSYRRIARVMKWMCLVLFAYLVIPFLSDTDWRAALASTVLPTFEAGPGYWMMLVAVLGTTISPYLFFWQASMEVEERRRRGIVVVDKPMLGAMRIDVRTGMLLSNVVAWAIMLTCGTVLFNAGVNEITTVEEAAIALRPLAGEASHLLFALGVVGTGFLAIPVLGGALSYMVAEAYDWPQGLDKRFSEAPAFYVTLAVSLVVGLAIDLLPITAIQGLLWTAVLYGLTAPVLIAVILFICNDRRVMGEHVNGWRQNVVGGITLVAMSTAAILLLRELWP, from the coding sequence ATGCGTTCGGTCGCTGAGGACAATGCTGTGCGGCGCTTCTGGCGCAAGCTCGGTCCAGGGCTCATCACCGGAGCCAGCGACGACGACCCCTCAGGCATCGCCACCTATTCCCAGGCAGGTGCGGCCTTCGGCCCAAGGCTCCTTTGGGCCCTGGTGCTCACCTATCCCATGATGGTGGCCGTTCAGGAGATGTGCGCGCGCATCGGCCTGGTCACGGGCAAAGGCCTCATGGGCGTTATCGCCGACCACTACCCGCGCTGGCTGGTGCGTACCGTACTGTGGGTGGCGGCACCGGCCATCGTGCTCAACATCGGCGCCAACATCGCGGGCATGGGGGCTGTGGGCAACATGGTCTTCCCGGCCATTCCGGACTACGCCTTTTCCGTGCTCTTCACGGCCATTCTGCTCTATGCCATCATCCTCTGGTCCTACCGTCGCATCGCACGCGTGATGAAATGGATGTGCCTGGTGCTGTTCGCCTACCTGGTGATCCCCTTCCTGTCCGACACGGATTGGCGTGCGGCCCTTGCCAGCACGGTGCTGCCCACCTTCGAGGCCGGCCCCGGATATTGGATGATGCTCGTGGCGGTGCTGGGCACTACCATTTCGCCCTATCTCTTCTTCTGGCAGGCGAGCATGGAGGTGGAGGAGCGCAGGCGGCGCGGCATTGTGGTGGTGGACAAGCCGATGCTGGGGGCCATGCGGATCGATGTCCGCACCGGTATGCTGCTGTCCAACGTGGTGGCGTGGGCCATCATGCTCACCTGCGGCACGGTGCTCTTCAATGCCGGTGTGAACGAGATCACCACCGTGGAGGAGGCCGCCATCGCGCTGCGGCCGCTCGCAGGCGAGGCCTCCCACCTGCTCTTCGCCCTGGGCGTGGTGGGCACCGGCTTTCTGGCCATCCCCGTGCTGGGCGGCGCCCTCAGCTACATGGTGGCCGAAGCGTATGACTGGCCACAAGGCTTGGACAAGCGCTTCAGCGAGGCGCCGGCCTTCTACGTCACCCTGGCTGTTTCGCTGGTGGTGGGCCTGGCCATCGATCTTCTGCCGATCACGGCCATCCAAGGGCTGCTCTGGACGGCCGTGCTCTATGGCCTCACCGCTCCGGTGCTCATCGCGGTCATCCTCTTCATTTGCAACGACCGCCGCGTGATGGGTGAGCATGTGAACGGCTGGCGGCAGAACGTGGTGGGAGGCATCACGCTGGTGGCCATGTCCACAGCGGCGATCCTGCTGCTCCGTGAACTGTGGCCCTGA
- a CDS encoding MgtC/SapB family protein: protein MDELEDVWTRTDVHLVVRLAVAAGIGFLIGLEREFAKRVREKPADPSPLVEKQFAGLRTFTLIALLGFLAALSAHNLGAWFFGIILAGFIALLVTSYVASIRKGEIGATSEITALITFLLGGLAYEGHLLFIIIVAVLVLLLLSFKLPLHRFVTMLTEQEVRAIIEFVIISVLVLPFLPNEGYGPNGTWNPKEIWTMVILVSGISLVGYLLAKVMGTHRGTLLAGVIGGLVSSTAVALSFARKGHDQTSGARHLALGIIAAAAIMFLRMLLELYVVNKALALTLTLPLAFIAATGLITAWWMQRSNKHQPETQPLLTNPLNFRVALQFAVLYALVRWLVVWADERFGQAGTYVAGALAGITDVDAITLSMARMAREASWETEAMITILIAATVNTLVKFTIVMVVGGAEMRRLVTPGFVGMAVAAAAGMVWVAVR, encoded by the coding sequence ATGGATGAACTCGAGGATGTCTGGACCCGCACCGATGTGCACCTTGTGGTGCGGCTGGCCGTGGCGGCAGGCATCGGCTTCCTGATCGGCTTGGAGCGCGAGTTCGCCAAGCGCGTGCGCGAGAAGCCCGCGGACCCCTCGCCGCTGGTGGAGAAGCAGTTCGCCGGGCTGCGCACCTTCACGCTGATCGCGCTGCTGGGCTTCCTCGCCGCCCTCTCGGCCCACAACCTCGGCGCCTGGTTCTTCGGGATCATCCTCGCGGGCTTCATCGCCCTGCTGGTCACCTCCTATGTGGCCAGCATCCGCAAAGGCGAGATCGGCGCCACATCCGAGATCACCGCGCTGATCACCTTCCTGCTGGGAGGGCTCGCCTACGAGGGGCACCTGCTCTTCATCATCATCGTGGCCGTGCTGGTGCTGCTGCTTCTGTCGTTCAAGCTGCCATTGCACCGCTTCGTCACCATGCTCACCGAGCAGGAGGTGCGGGCCATCATCGAGTTCGTGATCATCTCCGTGCTGGTGCTGCCCTTCCTGCCCAACGAAGGCTATGGACCGAACGGCACGTGGAACCCCAAGGAGATCTGGACCATGGTGATCCTGGTCTCGGGCATCAGCCTGGTGGGCTACCTGCTGGCCAAGGTGATGGGCACCCACCGCGGTACGCTGCTGGCCGGTGTCATCGGCGGACTGGTGTCCAGCACGGCCGTGGCGCTGAGCTTCGCACGCAAAGGCCATGACCAGACCTCTGGCGCAAGACACCTCGCCCTGGGCATCATCGCGGCCGCCGCCATCATGTTCCTGCGCATGCTGCTGGAGCTTTATGTGGTGAACAAGGCACTGGCATTGACGTTGACCCTGCCGTTGGCCTTCATCGCGGCCACAGGACTCATCACCGCATGGTGGATGCAACGGTCCAACAAGCACCAGCCCGAAACACAGCCCCTGCTCACCAACCCGCTCAACTTCCGGGTGGCCTTGCAGTTCGCCGTGCTCTACGCGCTGGTGCGCTGGCTGGTGGTATGGGCCGATGAACGCTTCGGACAGGCGGGCACCTATGTGGCCGGGGCGCTGGCCGGCATCACGGACGTTGACGCCATCACCCTGAGCATGGCGCGCATGGCCAGGGAGGCCTCCTGGGAAACGGAGGCGATGATCACCATCCTGATCGCTGCCACGGTGAACACCCTGGTGAAGTTCACGATCGTGATGGTGGTAGGTGGCGCAGAAATGCGGCGGCTGGTCACCCCGGGGTTCGTGGGC